The Verrucomicrobium spinosum DSM 4136 = JCM 18804 genome includes a region encoding these proteins:
- a CDS encoding DUF1549 and DUF1553 domain-containing protein produces the protein MNAQLIIHGVAIGVTLLTSTGEVLAKEKEIPWSFRPLYRPAMPAPLAVNWVKDDLDRFILVRLEAKGIQPNPDAGREVLLRRATYDLTGLPPTEREMDDFLQDRASNDAAFAKVVDRLLQSPRFGERWGRHWLDVVRYSDSVGRTMNAAFPFARRYRDYVIDAFNQDKPYHRFIAEQVAGDLLPASTPAQRSEQLIATGLLTMASLDLSEGGELFRLDRVDDQIDVTTRAFMGLTISCARCHDHKTDPVTQRDYYALAGIFYSTQTWSGQRPKGNLGANGYVDEEALLRVPVAKQVASAAVASVDGKGASGQSDMEEDGGSMAAMEMTQPSRGYPVYFRYDPTRAMGVEEGEMEDCPIAIKGDAYDRGEAPARGALAIPQLPKFPAVDAKASGRTELVRWLTKPNHPLTARVMVNRIWQHLFGRGIVRSVDDFGQTGDAPTHPELLDHLAVRFVEKGWSVKGLIRTVMLSRTYRMSSRGDPVREQADGANELFWKMNSRRLEVEAIRDSLFFVAGTPVERRPTGVQVAGFGGKGREARLRSLVDEDEPYRSVYLPVLRSLLSPMQETFDFPDPSQIKGQREVTTVSPQALFLMNGELTVKLAQEAADRLVKDETLRDDTARVQAGWRRVLGRKPDAQEVQAAMALMKDLSGSGLAGREVWAAFLQGLLCSAEFRYLL, from the coding sequence ATGAATGCACAGTTGATCATACATGGGGTCGCCATCGGAGTCACATTGCTGACCTCGACAGGGGAAGTCTTGGCCAAGGAAAAGGAGATTCCCTGGTCCTTCCGCCCCTTATACCGGCCTGCGATGCCAGCGCCCCTGGCGGTGAACTGGGTGAAGGACGATCTCGACCGGTTCATCCTGGTACGTCTGGAGGCCAAAGGCATCCAGCCCAATCCCGATGCTGGCAGGGAAGTGCTGCTGCGTCGTGCGACCTATGACCTGACCGGCCTCCCACCGACGGAGCGGGAGATGGACGACTTTCTTCAAGATCGTGCTTCCAACGATGCAGCCTTTGCAAAAGTGGTGGATCGATTGCTCCAGTCACCCCGGTTTGGCGAACGGTGGGGGCGGCATTGGCTGGATGTGGTGCGCTACTCCGACAGCGTGGGGCGCACGATGAATGCGGCCTTTCCGTTTGCCCGTCGTTATCGCGACTATGTCATTGATGCCTTCAATCAGGACAAGCCGTACCATCGTTTCATTGCGGAGCAGGTGGCGGGGGATCTGCTGCCTGCGTCAACGCCAGCCCAACGCTCTGAGCAATTGATCGCCACAGGCCTGCTCACCATGGCATCGCTGGATTTGTCAGAAGGGGGCGAGTTGTTCCGGTTGGACCGGGTGGATGACCAGATCGACGTGACCACCCGGGCCTTCATGGGGCTGACGATCAGCTGTGCCCGGTGCCATGACCACAAGACGGATCCGGTCACTCAGCGGGACTACTACGCCCTGGCGGGCATTTTCTACAGCACCCAGACCTGGTCGGGACAGCGCCCCAAGGGCAATCTAGGAGCCAACGGATATGTGGATGAGGAGGCGCTGCTGCGCGTGCCGGTGGCGAAGCAGGTGGCATCTGCGGCAGTGGCCAGTGTGGATGGGAAGGGTGCATCTGGGCAGTCCGACATGGAGGAGGATGGCGGCTCCATGGCGGCCATGGAGATGACGCAGCCCTCGCGGGGTTATCCGGTGTACTTCCGCTACGACCCCACGCGCGCCATGGGGGTGGAGGAAGGGGAGATGGAGGACTGTCCCATCGCGATCAAAGGGGATGCGTATGACCGGGGTGAAGCGCCCGCACGGGGCGCGCTGGCCATTCCCCAGTTGCCCAAGTTCCCAGCAGTGGATGCGAAGGCGAGCGGCAGGACGGAACTGGTCCGCTGGCTCACCAAGCCCAATCATCCTCTCACCGCACGCGTCATGGTGAACCGGATCTGGCAGCACCTCTTTGGCCGGGGCATTGTGAGATCGGTGGATGACTTTGGCCAGACAGGCGATGCGCCCACACATCCGGAACTGCTGGACCATCTGGCGGTGCGGTTCGTGGAAAAAGGGTGGTCGGTCAAAGGCTTGATCCGCACTGTGATGCTGAGCCGCACCTATCGGATGAGCAGTCGTGGGGATCCGGTGCGAGAGCAGGCGGACGGGGCCAACGAGCTCTTCTGGAAGATGAACTCCCGCCGGCTGGAGGTGGAGGCCATCCGGGACAGTCTCTTCTTTGTGGCGGGTACGCCGGTGGAGCGCCGGCCCACAGGGGTGCAGGTGGCAGGCTTCGGAGGCAAGGGCCGCGAGGCCAGACTACGAAGTCTGGTGGATGAAGATGAGCCGTACCGCAGTGTCTATCTGCCCGTGTTGCGATCCTTGCTGAGCCCCATGCAGGAGACCTTTGACTTCCCAGATCCGAGTCAGATCAAAGGACAAAGGGAAGTGACCACTGTCTCCCCGCAGGCGCTGTTCCTGATGAACGGCGAGCTGACTGTGAAACTGGCTCAAGAAGCGGCGGATCGGTTGGTGAAGGACGAGACGCTTCGCGATGACACGGCACGTGTTCAGGCAGGATGGCGGAGAGTGCTGGGGCGCAAACCAGACGCCCAAGAGGTGCAGGCGGCCATGGCCCTGATGAAGGACTTGTCCGGCAGCGGGCTCGCCGGGCGGGAGGTCTGGGCCGCTTTTTTGCAGGGGCTGCTGTGCAGCGCAGAGTTCCGCTATCTGCTTTGA